The region TGTCTTTTTGATGCGTACAGTTTCAAATTTTGCACTAACCTTTTGCACCCTGTCCATTTTCAAAGCTCATTTCCTCTATAAAGACATTGAGGAAATGTCAATCAATTTTTTGAGTTGTTTTTTGAAACTAGCTTTTTTATGAGTACGATTTCAAATTTTGCACTAATTGTCAATGTATTGTGCTCTCCTTTTCTGTTAATTAGTTGAGGCCTTTGgtaactatatttttatatcttgattattttcatttcattttaataatcacTAAATTTCATTGTTTCATAGACAGAAAAAAGTATTTCTATTTACTAGCAAATTTTCTATTGTTTAAAATTCAGGTGAGAAATATAAAGTTGGCAACAAGAAGTTCACAGTAACGGTATGGTGGTCTCCAGTACAAATCCCCACAGCAAGGAGATAGCCATCAGAAGGAGGATTTCTagcatgtaattttttttaatcttttactgCATTGTAGTGAATGTATCTTTGCTTGTTTCGTATATCTGACATGCGGAATAATAATGAGTGAATGTGAAGTGTCTTTCTGGTTTTCATCTTGTAGTatgaaaataatactaatacatttaatttaaactaaaataatccTGCAGAATTCAGGATAAATTGTGccttttttatgaaaaaaatattgaagctGCAGTAGTTGGAGAAGTTAATATAGGGTACATAACTATAATGTCATCTTTAGTGGGTAGTATTGCATTAGTTCATATAGGGTACATTACTATGCTGCACTACTTCCTACCTTTTTCACATCAAATAATTccaattaaatttttcaattcaaatagAAAAAAGCTATACAAATTTACAGAATATATTTACTCATTGCTGAAGGATCCAATTGAGCAAGGCATTGGACCATATGCTTAGTTACTATTTGTGGCTGGGAAAAGAAGAGCTGGGATATTGGCACGAAATATAGAGTTTTTTGGTTTCTTTCAAGAGCCATGCCTTCTAATTTAATGTCTTATATTCTAGAGCCTTATTGAATACATATACTAAATTACACATGTTTTGTAGAATAGAAATAAGTATCATGATCATGGCACTATATTCAGCATTTTAATTCTTAACGTGTTTGgccattttaattcaaattcagCCAATTATCTAATTTTGCTAACTAAACTCTAAATTTATAGATTTAATAAACGTGAAGACGATTTCCCATCTTTGAGGGAATATAATGATTACTTGGAGGAAGTAGAGGACATGAGTAAGCTTCTATTGTCATGTTAACAGCTGTTTCACTTGATAAATTTTGCTTTCTTTTCATGATTTACCCACTTTTTCCCCCATTGCAGCATTTAACTTGATTGAAGGAATAGATGTTTCAgccattgaagaaaaaattgctAAATACCAGGAAGAAAATGCAGAACAAATAATGATTAATCGAGCTAGGAAGGTACATCTGAGAATAGACTTTTCATTTATTGTCTCTTTCATACATGCCCTTTATACATCTGAGTATTATGTAGAATCACGAGTCTTTTTCTTAATCACAAGAAGAGTGCAACTTAAGTGTGTTATGCAAGTACAAGTTTCCTCTCATTTTTTAATCTGTTTTTATGCTGATATTAATTAATCAGGCTGAAGAGTTGGCTGCAGCTCTGGCAGCAAGTAAGGGACAGCCTGCAGTAACTGATAACGATGCGGTGAGCTTTGGACTTATATAAATTGATTACTATTACTTTCTGGCACAgtattcaaactttatttggcTTAGACCGTTATGTGACTTTGGGCTTTAGTTttatcatgttatatatatatatatatatatatatatatatatatatatatatattacttgcTCAATTTGATTATTAATACAACTACTTCTTATGTTTCATTTGTGAAAATTGTTGATTGTTTTTCCTTAAGTCAGCATTTGATGTCTTTTTGATCCAAATTTGACAGGGAAAAAGTATGAATCCTTGAAATCccaaataaagtaataaatcgCAATCAGATTCTTTCAAAAAGAGAAGCATATGGTTGTAAAGTTAATAACAAAATCAGCCAAACTTTTCACTGCATAACAAGCTCTGGGGCATAAATGGGCCAATAGTTACGTAACAAACTCTTGGACATAATGGTTGATGGGTTGCTTGTGTCTATATTTATGAAGCAATTGTGAAAATGTGGATTCATAGTAGAAGCAAGTGTGTATAACATAACATACATGATAACTGTGGTTTTCTGGCAGTTGTTTGTGATACCCTCTAGTGGTgagatttttaatttgaaacttTTATAATAACCCGTATGATTAAAGTTTTGATCGCCTTAGCCTTCAATACCAATAAAACTTTGCTTGAAggctttttctttcttattttggTTGGGATTAACCATGTTTGAATTAGCCAATACCATTTGCACGTTAAATTGTTTTCTCTGTTTTGTTCAAATATCTAGTTTGTGCTACAAAGTCATGGAGCACATTTTCCaaatgtaatataaatataGGAAAGATTCTGAGAGTGTTTGTGTTGTAGTTACATTGAAGAAGGTAAACCTAATCTAGCACTACTCTTGCCTTAACTCTTTTGCATTGAAAAGTGGAGAATGTCCTTTCAACTGGATTTACGGTTTTAAGAAGACGTCTAACTTTCTATTATTCTCTATACTCTTGATGCAGGCCACAAACCAAAATTCTCAAACAGGATTTGGTGGTATTGCTCAGGGACAGTATGCACCTACATTTGCAGGAGGACAGCCAAGACCCACAGGCATGGCTCCACAACCTTTACCACTTGGAGGAGGTGACATGCTGGGCCTTGGAGGTGATGATGAGGAAACAAAGAAGCTACGAGATGAGAGAGGAGCAAGGGCTGGAGGATGGACTGTGGAAATAAGTCGGAAACGGGCATATGAAGAAGCCCTTGGAAGCCTCTGGGTTTGTTGAGACTACAGTAATAATAacgattaataataatattcatataagGTAGGACATGCCTATTAGTGTTCATGTTAATTCCAGTGTCATTGAAGTTATTTTTTTGCATGGATATTTGATGTATATGGTGTAGAATGTAAGATTTATTGCATTTTTGTTTCGTCTAACTATAGTGAATTATGTTTAAAGAGACCTTGGCTATGATGGGAAAAACGAGCTGCAAAGCTTGCAAAGCGTGTTGAAAACTTAAAAGGTTGAAGTTagcttaataaatttaatttaattttttcaactcAGTCTCCGGATTAACTTTCTCGGTTAACGAGATGATGTGACAAgtaaatgatataattattattttgttatgtcTTATTCACTTATtgttacatattattttataatttataatttataatttataatttataatttataatttataatttataatttataatttatattttatgattatttatattttttatttatttaattttataatttaaatgaatttataaataattttctttaaatagattaaaattttaatgaagaTTACgttatcatagttttttttaatctgaaAACAAGGTAATAGTGTAAAATAACAGTTATATCACGTAATTAACATAAATATGTAATAACATGGATTTaatggaaaaattttaaaattttgagaacttaattattcatgaaaataaaatttatgaaggacctaattaaaaaaaaaaaacaaatttatcattCACAAGCGAAATTGAATTTTGTAGAATAACTTACAATGGTTAAATGTTTACTTTTTATACAGCTGACTTCTTATTGTATAGAGTATATTatagtttcataatttttttaaagatagaTTATttcagtaaataaaaatatgaaatagaaTATTTAGAAAACGTCCAAATATGAATgaaatagtttttctttaaaaagataattaatgaATCCTTTCTGATTTCTCAtctgtaatttaaaaataatgagattCATGAGGATGAGAAATCGATTTTTCACCTTCAATCTATAGGTTATAttcagtaaataaaaatattgttttttaaaagaatagtCCATTAAATCATCGCTAAAAATCCCACGTGTTAAACCGATAAGTAGAATTTTAgactgaaaaagaaaacaacaagtagacaaaaaacaacaaaggaGAAAATAGCTAACTCATTGGACAAAACCTACAAACATCATAAGTCTTCTTCCAGTTACACTGCGTTCATCCCATTTTTGTGAGTTCCTCTTCCCTGCATTTCATAGCATAATCAATTTTCGTTTCTTTTCTGAGACTGATTGAAATGATTTCTGCTCTATGCTCATTCGTTTCTGATATCATCGTTTCAGGGAATGAATTTCCCTTAGTTTGATTAATGGGGTTGGAAGTGAAGCCTTTATGGCTCACTGATTCGATTCCAAAGATCTGTTTTTGAAACAATTTCGATCGAATCCCTTCCTCTTCTCTCCATGCATCCCTCACTCCCGCTCCGCCGTGACAGGCCTGCGGCTGATCGCCCCGTCGCGGCCATGGCCAATTCCCCCGTCTCAGATTTGGGTTTTTattggttttcaaatttgagTTCCGCTTCCTCAGTTTTTTATCCTCGTTGTActcattacaattttttattatgtatatttaatGTGAATCTATGCTAAAGTATTATCACAGTTCCAAGGAGTAAAGTTCACAAGTTCCATAAATATCTAATATTGGTATTGGTTGGTTGTTGCAAGGCTACATATAATATATGCTGTTGTTTTCAATCCTTTGGTCCGGTTTTATTGTTGATGGAACCAGGctatatataatctttttagCTATACTTGATTTGCTTCCGTTGCATCTTATTTATCACTGAACTAAAGGATTTCATCAACAGAGAAATTATTTCTGGTGTTGTCTTTCTAAATGGTCCTAAATTTAAGTTGAAAAAATGAGGGGGAACCGGATAATTTTTGGAGGCAGAATGGGGATCTGTGGTGCAATATGGAAACTCTTCATCCAATTTATGAGAAGACCGTTAGTGTTTGATTTCTGAGCTTGCAATtacattggttgttttcaaaTTACTGCAGTTTGGACCTGAAAACTAGCTTTTGGTTTGATTGTCACCTTGTCAATTGGTGAAATATATATGCTCTCCAACTATGGATAACACGAAGAAAGATGAACCTCAAGATGAGAAGCAAGATGAACTTGCTGAATCGCTGGATGATCTATTCTGTAGCATTTCCACCATGATCAAATCCGAGCTTCAGGTGAAACTCCAAATTCTTTCTTCCTTCCCTCTGACATCCTATTTTTATATGTTCAATGAACACTTGGTGAATGGAAATGTAGCATTGTTTGAAAAGTTGATTGTGatttttatttacttgttttgttATAATGTGATGAGATTTTGTGTTAGGGGACAAATAATCACCTAGAGCTGTTGGAGAAGATGAATGTAAGAGTGGCAGAAGAGTACAAAGGGTTTGGTGACTTGGCTTCAGGGTTGAGGGTTTTTGTGGAGCAGTTGAAATGCAAGAGTGGTAGCTTCAATGAATATGTTGAGCAGATTGATAACATTGAGAAGCAGGTGACTGAGTTTGAAGCTGTGGTATCTATGCTTGATAAGTATGTTGCTTTGTTGGAATCAAGAGTGCAGTATGTGTACCTTCCCAAAATCCATCTTCCTAATCAACAATAGTGTAAAACTTTTACTTCTCATTATTAACATTTACATTATTTCCTTGTCTCAGGTGAATGAATTGCTAGATTTACATATGTTCTACTTTGTCACAACAAAAAGTTTTGAAAGGCCTACAATGGTTTATGTATTCAATAATCTTTGCTTTCTTAAACTCATTCAAGATCCAAGCACTAGCATCTAACAGAGTGTATAATTAAATTCTTCAAGAAAATCAtgtttaaatatcaattttacttttcataTGTAAATCACCTGACCAAAATTGTACCATGGTTAATCAAACCatgattttcatcttttttcttcCTCCACTAGTGATCATCCTTGCAAAAACAGTCAAACACTTAGATGATGAATAAAGTAACATAT is a window of Vigna unguiculata cultivar IT97K-499-35 chromosome 4, ASM411807v1, whole genome shotgun sequence DNA encoding:
- the LOC114181394 gene encoding uncharacterized protein LOC114181394: MVVSSTNPHSKEIAIRRRISSIFNKREDDFPSLREYNDYLEEVEDMTFNLIEGIDVSAIEEKIAKYQEENAEQIMINRARKAEELAAALAASKGQPAVTDNDAATNQNSQTGFGGIAQGQYAPTFAGGQPRPTGMAPQPLPLGGGDMLGLGGDDEETKKLRDERGARAGGWTVEISRKRAYEEALGSLWVC
- the LOC114181112 gene encoding biogenesis of lysosome-related organelles complex 1 subunit 2 isoform X1, producing MDNTKKDEPQDEKQDELAESLDDLFCSISTMIKSELQGTNNHLELLEKMNVRVAEEYKGFGDLASGLRVFVEQLKCKSGSFNEYVEQIDNIEKQVTEFEAVVSMLDKYVALLESRVQYVYLPKIHLPNQQ
- the LOC114181112 gene encoding biogenesis of lysosome-related organelles complex 1 subunit 2 isoform X2; this translates as MDNTKKDEPQDEKQDELAESLDDLFCSISTMIKSELQGTNNHLELLEKMNVRVAEEYKGFGDLASGLRVFVEQLKCKSGSFNEYVEQIDNIEKQVTEFEAVVSMLDKYVALLESRVQ